The following coding sequences lie in one Mycobacterium sp. Z3061 genomic window:
- a CDS encoding ABC transporter permease → MNGPVSWVGLVMSLALVAFAAGISLWQRLGLERQVLWAATRALVQLLIVGVVLAWLLQPGRSLWWSWAWTAGMVLYAGDVARRRVPEVPRLGRLAIVAFAAAAVVTLGVVFGLRVFPLQSRTLVPIVGMMIGNSMTAVVLVARRLVDELRDKRDEVEARLALGQPSRQAATPYVRVALRSALTPQIESTKATGLVFLPGAMTGLILAGVPPLQAVLVQAVVMFLVLGSTATTTVVIALGLLRQIFTSDHRLRPLPRRPEVTSSRRRGNRSAA, encoded by the coding sequence ATGAACGGTCCGGTTTCCTGGGTCGGGTTGGTCATGTCACTGGCGCTGGTGGCCTTCGCTGCCGGGATCTCGCTGTGGCAACGGCTGGGCCTGGAGCGGCAGGTGCTCTGGGCCGCGACTCGTGCCCTGGTCCAGCTGCTGATCGTCGGGGTGGTGCTGGCCTGGCTGTTGCAGCCGGGCCGCTCGCTGTGGTGGTCGTGGGCGTGGACCGCGGGCATGGTTCTCTACGCCGGCGACGTCGCCCGCCGCCGCGTCCCTGAGGTGCCCCGGCTCGGCAGGCTTGCCATCGTCGCGTTCGCCGCCGCCGCGGTGGTCACGCTGGGAGTGGTGTTCGGACTGCGGGTCTTTCCGTTGCAGAGCCGCACCCTGGTACCGATCGTCGGCATGATGATCGGCAACTCGATGACCGCCGTGGTGCTGGTGGCCCGGCGTCTGGTCGACGAGCTGCGCGACAAACGCGACGAGGTCGAGGCCCGGCTCGCACTCGGCCAGCCGTCGCGCCAGGCCGCCACTCCCTATGTCCGCGTCGCCCTGCGCTCCGCGCTCACCCCGCAGATCGAGTCGACCAAAGCCACCGGGCTGGTCTTCCTGCCCGGTGCGATGACCGGTCTCATCCTTGCCGGTGTGCCGCCGCTGCAGGCCGTCCTGGTGCAGGCGGTGGTCATGTTTCTCGTCCTCGGCTCGACCGCGACCACCACCGTCGTCATCGCACTGGGGCTGCTGCGCCAGATATTCACGTCCGACCATCGGCTGCGTCCGCTGCCCCGACGCCCGGAGGTCACCTCGTCGCGCAGGCGCGGCAATCGTTCGGCGGCTTGA
- a CDS encoding methyltransferase domain-containing protein has translation MSEHHQAVYTHGHHESVLRSHRRRTAQDSAGYLLPHLRPGLSLLDIGCGPGTITVDLATRVAPGGSVTAVELTDDALDLAREEARRRDVSNVSFVTSDVHALDFPDDTFDVVHAHQVLQHVADPVQALREMRRVCVPGGVVAVRDADYAGFVWFPRIPLLDRWLELYETAARANGGEPDAGRRLLSWAQQAGFGDITPTAGMWCFATPETREWWGGMWADRILQSDLARQLVKTGMADTDELEAISAAWRAWAETPDGWLGIPNGEILCRV, from the coding sequence ATGAGCGAGCATCACCAAGCCGTCTACACCCATGGGCATCACGAGTCGGTGCTGCGGAGCCATCGGCGGCGGACCGCGCAGGATTCTGCGGGCTACCTGCTGCCGCATCTGCGACCGGGGCTGTCACTGCTCGATATCGGTTGCGGCCCAGGAACGATCACCGTGGACCTGGCCACCCGGGTGGCGCCCGGTGGATCGGTGACGGCCGTTGAACTCACCGACGATGCGCTGGACCTGGCGCGTGAGGAGGCGCGGCGACGCGACGTATCGAACGTCTCATTCGTCACCTCCGACGTGCACGCGCTCGACTTTCCCGACGACACCTTCGACGTCGTCCACGCGCACCAAGTGCTGCAGCACGTGGCCGATCCGGTGCAGGCGCTGCGCGAGATGCGACGGGTCTGCGTGCCGGGCGGTGTGGTGGCGGTTCGCGATGCCGACTACGCCGGGTTCGTCTGGTTTCCGCGCATTCCGCTGCTGGACCGCTGGCTCGAGTTGTACGAGACGGCGGCGCGTGCGAACGGCGGCGAACCGGACGCGGGCCGACGTCTGTTGTCCTGGGCGCAGCAGGCGGGTTTCGGCGACATCACTCCGACCGCCGGCATGTGGTGCTTCGCGACGCCGGAGACCCGGGAGTGGTGGGGCGGAATGTGGGCCGATCGAATACTGCAATCGGATCTGGCGCGCCAGCTGGTGAAAACGGGCATGGCGGATACCGATGAGCTAGAGGCGATTTCGGCGGCCTGGCGAGCGTGGGCCGAGACACCCGACGGTTGGCTGGGGATCCCCAATGGTGAGATCCTCTGCCGCGTCTAG
- a CDS encoding phosphate ABC transporter ATP-binding protein, translating into MGPERALFVFEGVEVERDGVHALDGFDAAVPEGGVTAVFGPSGSGKSTMLRLCNRLEVPTGGRVLFRGADIADLDPLLLRREVGMCFQRPTPFPGTVADNLHVADPEATEAQMEEVLARVALTGSWLDRDATALSGGEAQRMCLARTLIARPEVLLLDEPTSSEDAEAARVIERAVRELADAGLTALWVSHNAEQVGRIADRVLRIERGRCLGITSVAAGPGQVSQ; encoded by the coding sequence GTGGGACCCGAGCGTGCCCTGTTCGTCTTCGAGGGCGTCGAGGTTGAGCGCGACGGAGTGCATGCCCTCGACGGGTTCGACGCCGCCGTGCCCGAAGGGGGAGTGACGGCAGTGTTCGGGCCATCAGGATCGGGCAAGTCGACGATGCTGCGGCTGTGCAATCGACTGGAGGTGCCCACCGGTGGCCGGGTTCTGTTCCGGGGAGCGGACATCGCCGATCTGGATCCGTTGCTGCTGCGCCGCGAGGTCGGGATGTGTTTTCAGCGCCCGACCCCGTTTCCCGGCACGGTGGCCGACAACCTGCACGTCGCCGATCCGGAAGCAACGGAGGCGCAGATGGAAGAGGTCCTGGCCCGGGTAGCGCTGACGGGGTCATGGCTGGACCGCGACGCGACCGCGCTCTCCGGAGGGGAGGCGCAGCGAATGTGCTTGGCCCGCACCCTGATTGCCCGGCCCGAAGTGTTGCTGCTGGATGAGCCCACGTCGTCGGAGGACGCCGAGGCCGCCCGGGTGATCGAGCGGGCGGTGCGGGAGTTGGCGGACGCCGGGTTGACCGCGCTGTGGGTCAGCCACAACGCCGAACAAGTGGGACGAATCGCCGACCGCGTGCTGCGCATCGAGCGTGGACGCTGCCTCGGCATCACCTCGGTCGCCGCCGGCCCGGGGCAGGTGTCGCAATGA
- a CDS encoding cutinase family protein, whose product MSVVALVGSLGAAPQASADPGCPDVDVVFARGTFEAPGVGATGQAFVDALNARLAGKTVGVDPVNYPASLDFGRAVDGVADASSKVEATATNCPNTKIVLGGYSQGAAVAAYTTTDSVPDGVALPDGIGPMPPGVASKVAAVVLFAPPSDGFLHLVDRSAPPINIGPLYAAKTLQLCADGDPVCAPGGRDRAAHSSYRDNGMANQAADFARSKLSR is encoded by the coding sequence ATGTCCGTGGTGGCCCTGGTCGGATCACTGGGGGCCGCGCCGCAGGCGTCCGCCGATCCCGGTTGTCCCGACGTCGACGTAGTCTTCGCGCGCGGAACATTCGAGGCGCCCGGCGTCGGCGCCACGGGTCAGGCGTTCGTCGACGCCCTCAACGCGCGCCTGGCCGGTAAGACGGTGGGCGTCGACCCGGTCAACTACCCGGCGTCACTCGACTTCGGCCGAGCGGTCGACGGTGTCGCCGATGCCAGCAGCAAGGTCGAGGCCACCGCGACCAACTGCCCTAACACCAAGATCGTCCTGGGTGGCTACTCCCAGGGAGCGGCCGTCGCGGCCTACACCACCACCGATTCCGTTCCGGACGGCGTTGCCCTGCCCGACGGGATCGGGCCCATGCCGCCCGGCGTGGCCTCCAAGGTCGCGGCCGTGGTGCTCTTCGCTCCCCCCTCGGACGGGTTCCTGCACCTGGTCGACCGCAGCGCGCCACCCATCAACATCGGCCCTCTGTACGCCGCCAAGACACTGCAATTGTGCGCCGACGGGGATCCGGTGTGCGCGCCCGGCGGGCGCGACCGCGCCGCGCACAGCTCCTACCGGGACAACGGGATGGCCAACCAGGCCGCTGACTTCGCCCGCAGCAAGCTGTCCCGGTAA
- a CDS encoding CocE/NonD family hydrolase: MTKALNGPQTTGREYRNLSEPRHRRRSEINVPATMRDGVTLLADVHRPDAQGRFPALLAASPYPRQMQDFGAPAGFIEAGVTDFWVPRGYAHVIANLRGTGGSGGTFGFLDAQERRDMYDLVEWVAAQPWCDGNVGMIGISYFAMSQLEAAVERPPHLKAIFPVAVTADLYEAASHHGLFSSSFVTPFLAMTGLTAERSDKLWRSLPVSLVRRVLHTPRLHKKFATMNGESAVTMLRQLIKLPHNPHPWDELWLDAAVAHPTHDEWWDERNLLPLLKEIDIPVYLGCDWENVPLHLPSTFAAWKGLSDNACVRMGMLDKFGLTWPWESMHTEALAWYDHWLKGRDTGIVEGPPVRYFLPEAGEWRTAESWPPPEATHREFALRADGALGEDEGEPGSRDYLVLGSGLGRAKPSAIDPPALLAWTSAPLTDELDMVGDIELRLVASATAMDTAWMVTLQDVAPDGEITDVTAGWLRASLREVDEAASSPGAPVLPCRNPQAVPIGQDVEYRIPLVPNARRFQSGHRIRLVLTSDDQDPSTPAIMGFRHASVGTSSRNTVRSSSRLLVPVLN, from the coding sequence ATGACGAAGGCGCTGAACGGGCCCCAGACCACCGGTCGCGAATACCGCAACCTCAGCGAGCCGCGGCACCGCCGCCGCAGCGAGATCAACGTGCCGGCCACCATGCGGGACGGCGTCACGCTGCTGGCCGACGTCCACCGGCCCGACGCGCAGGGCCGGTTCCCCGCACTGCTCGCGGCGTCGCCGTACCCGCGCCAGATGCAGGACTTCGGCGCCCCGGCGGGGTTCATCGAAGCCGGCGTCACCGACTTCTGGGTTCCGCGCGGTTATGCGCACGTGATCGCCAACCTGCGGGGGACCGGCGGCTCCGGCGGAACCTTCGGCTTCCTCGACGCGCAGGAGCGCCGGGACATGTACGACCTCGTCGAGTGGGTCGCCGCCCAGCCGTGGTGCGACGGAAACGTCGGCATGATCGGCATCAGCTACTTCGCGATGTCTCAGCTCGAAGCCGCCGTCGAGCGACCACCGCACCTCAAGGCGATCTTCCCGGTCGCCGTGACGGCGGACCTCTACGAAGCCGCCAGCCACCACGGCCTGTTCAGCTCGTCCTTCGTCACCCCGTTTCTGGCGATGACCGGCCTGACCGCCGAACGCAGCGACAAGCTGTGGCGCAGCCTGCCGGTGAGTCTGGTCCGCCGGGTGCTGCACACGCCGCGGCTACACAAGAAGTTCGCCACCATGAACGGCGAGTCCGCGGTCACCATGTTGCGCCAGCTGATCAAGCTGCCGCACAACCCTCACCCATGGGATGAGCTGTGGCTCGACGCGGCGGTCGCTCACCCCACTCACGACGAGTGGTGGGATGAGCGAAACCTGTTGCCGTTGCTCAAGGAGATCGACATCCCGGTGTATCTGGGGTGCGACTGGGAAAACGTGCCGCTGCACCTGCCGTCCACGTTCGCCGCGTGGAAAGGGTTGTCGGACAACGCCTGCGTGCGGATGGGCATGCTGGACAAATTCGGTTTGACCTGGCCTTGGGAAAGCATGCACACCGAAGCGCTGGCCTGGTACGACCATTGGCTGAAGGGCCGCGACACCGGCATCGTCGAAGGTCCGCCCGTCCGCTACTTCCTGCCGGAGGCCGGCGAGTGGCGGACCGCCGAGTCCTGGCCGCCGCCGGAAGCCACGCACCGGGAGTTCGCGCTGCGCGCCGACGGGGCCCTCGGTGAGGACGAAGGCGAGCCGGGCTCGCGTGACTACCTGGTCTTGGGTTCCGGGCTGGGTCGCGCCAAGCCCAGCGCGATCGACCCACCCGCACTGCTGGCCTGGACCAGCGCCCCTCTCACCGACGAGCTGGATATGGTCGGGGACATCGAACTGCGCCTGGTCGCTTCCGCAACGGCCATGGACACCGCCTGGATGGTGACGCTGCAAGACGTCGCGCCCGACGGTGAGATCACCGACGTGACAGCGGGGTGGCTGCGCGCCAGTCTGCGAGAGGTCGACGAGGCGGCCAGCAGTCCCGGCGCTCCGGTGCTGCCGTGCCGAAACCCGCAGGCGGTGCCGATCGGCCAGGACGTGGAGTATCGAATCCCGTTGGTTCCCAACGCTCGACGGTTCCAGTCAGGCCACCGCATCCGGCTGGTGCTCACCAGCGACGACCAGGACCCGTCGACCCCGGCGATCATGGGCTTCCGTCACGCGAGCGTCGGCACCAGTAGCCGCAACACCGTCCGCTCGTCGTCGCGGCTACTGGTGCCGGTGTTGAACTAG
- a CDS encoding methylmalonyl-CoA mutase family protein, which translates to MDNAAQTPSGIPLAPVYGPADRRTEPPPPGEYPFTRGNFASGYRGKLWTFRQYSGFGTAEESNRRYRYLLDQGGTGLSVALDLPTQCGYDSDDPDFGEEVGRVGVAVDTLADFEILFDGIPLDKLSTSMTINGTAAILLAFYVAAAERKGIPRAKLTGTIQNDILKEYASRGTWIWPPEPSLRLIADTIEFCAAEVPRFNAISVAGAHFRDAGATAVQEMAFTLADGVTYCDTVVERGRMSIDEFAPQISFFFYTHGDFFEEVAKYRAGRRRWATIVRERYGSSKDKASMFRFGCVCGGASLYGPQAQNNLVRVAYEAMAAVLGGVQSMFTAAWDEPFALPSEESTTLALRTQQILAYETGVAQVADPLGGSYFVEALTDATEARIVEIMADLEQHGGMVSAIEDGYLQGLIADEAYKIHQDIESGARPVVGVNRFVSQEPEPDVVSYELDAEGRDLQLKRLSKVKSERDSAAVESALAALSRSAEGTDNLMHKLIDCANAYCTVGEMVSALKAVWGEFQQPVVF; encoded by the coding sequence ATGGATAACGCAGCCCAGACCCCATCGGGCATCCCGCTCGCGCCGGTGTATGGCCCGGCAGATCGGCGCACCGAGCCTCCGCCGCCGGGGGAGTATCCCTTCACCCGGGGCAACTTCGCGTCCGGATACCGCGGCAAGTTGTGGACGTTCCGGCAGTATTCGGGGTTCGGCACGGCCGAGGAGTCCAACCGCCGGTACCGCTACCTGCTGGACCAGGGGGGCACCGGGTTGTCGGTCGCGCTCGACCTGCCGACCCAGTGCGGCTACGACTCCGACGATCCCGACTTCGGTGAGGAAGTCGGCCGGGTCGGCGTCGCGGTCGACACGCTGGCAGACTTCGAGATCCTGTTCGACGGCATCCCGCTGGACAAACTCAGCACCAGCATGACCATCAACGGCACGGCGGCCATCCTGTTGGCTTTCTATGTCGCCGCGGCGGAGCGGAAAGGGATACCCCGCGCCAAGCTCACTGGGACCATTCAGAACGACATCCTCAAGGAGTACGCCTCGCGCGGGACCTGGATCTGGCCGCCCGAGCCGTCGCTGCGACTGATCGCCGACACCATCGAATTCTGTGCGGCGGAGGTGCCGAGATTCAACGCAATCTCGGTGGCGGGGGCGCACTTTCGAGACGCCGGCGCCACCGCGGTACAGGAGATGGCCTTCACTCTGGCCGACGGGGTCACCTACTGCGACACCGTGGTGGAACGCGGACGTATGAGCATCGACGAGTTCGCGCCGCAGATCTCTTTCTTCTTCTACACGCACGGCGACTTCTTCGAGGAGGTCGCCAAATACCGTGCGGGACGGCGGCGTTGGGCCACGATCGTGCGGGAGCGCTACGGCTCCAGCAAGGACAAGGCGTCGATGTTCCGGTTCGGCTGTGTCTGCGGCGGAGCGTCGCTGTACGGGCCGCAGGCCCAGAATAACCTGGTTCGGGTCGCCTACGAGGCGATGGCGGCGGTTCTCGGCGGGGTCCAGTCGATGTTCACCGCCGCCTGGGACGAGCCGTTCGCGCTGCCGTCGGAGGAATCCACCACTCTGGCGCTGCGCACCCAGCAGATCCTCGCCTATGAAACCGGCGTCGCCCAGGTCGCCGACCCGCTGGGTGGCTCCTATTTCGTCGAGGCCCTGACCGATGCCACCGAGGCCCGCATCGTCGAGATCATGGCCGACCTCGAGCAGCACGGAGGCATGGTCAGCGCGATCGAAGACGGTTACCTGCAAGGCCTGATCGCCGACGAGGCCTACAAGATCCACCAGGACATCGAGTCGGGCGCCCGGCCCGTCGTCGGGGTCAACCGATTCGTGTCGCAAGAGCCGGAGCCCGACGTCGTCAGTTACGAACTCGATGCCGAGGGCCGCGATCTCCAGCTCAAACGGCTCTCCAAGGTGAAGTCCGAAAGAGACAGCGCCGCGGTCGAATCCGCCCTGGCCGCACTGTCTCGCAGCGCCGAGGGAACCGACAACCTGATGCACAAGCTGATCGACTGCGCCAACGCTTACTGCACGGTGGGCGAAATGGTCTCCGCGCTCAAGGCGGTCTGGGGCGAATTCCAGCAGCCGGTGGTGTTCTAG
- a CDS encoding GlsB/YeaQ/YmgE family stress response membrane protein has translation MVGTIVLALVVGAIIGVVARVVMPGKQNVGMIVTVLLGAAGGLLGSAVASHFGYSNANGGIAWIPFFIGVGLAVIFIAVYEAVTGRRTRTGTLR, from the coding sequence ATGGTCGGAACAATTGTCTTGGCTCTTGTTGTCGGCGCAATCATCGGTGTGGTGGCACGAGTCGTCATGCCGGGTAAGCAAAATGTCGGCATGATCGTAACGGTTCTGCTCGGCGCCGCGGGCGGATTACTCGGATCGGCTGTCGCAAGCCATTTCGGATACTCCAATGCCAATGGCGGAATAGCTTGGATTCCGTTCTTTATCGGCGTGGGTCTGGCAGTCATCTTCATCGCGGTTTACGAGGCGGTCACCGGTCGCCGCACCCGGACCGGGACGTTGCGCTGA
- a CDS encoding biliverdin-producing heme oxygenase: MRARTAAAARSFSVAMKEGSTAEHEAAERSPFVSDLLSGQVNRRGYTDYLLRLRVIYEALETAVRAHRDDPLVAAVYDPSLERLAAIDADLEYWAPGQREVDSAAAEAYRHRLATTSWGGALVAHHYTRYLGDLSGGQAIGKILDREFGLGGAGLAFYSFPVRPKPYKDAYRARLDDLDLDDDAIDRAVAEVRFAFSLNQALFEELGRNLPAYRH; the protein is encoded by the coding sequence ATGCGAGCGAGGACTGCCGCGGCCGCCCGCTCCTTCTCCGTCGCGATGAAGGAAGGGTCGACGGCCGAGCACGAGGCGGCGGAGCGCTCTCCTTTTGTGTCCGATCTGTTGTCCGGCCAGGTCAACCGGCGCGGCTACACCGACTACCTGCTGCGCTTGCGGGTGATCTACGAAGCACTGGAAACTGCGGTGCGCGCTCACCGCGACGACCCACTGGTTGCCGCCGTCTACGACCCGTCACTGGAACGCCTGGCAGCTATTGATGCCGACTTGGAGTACTGGGCACCGGGTCAGCGTGAGGTCGATTCCGCCGCCGCCGAGGCGTATCGGCATCGGCTGGCCACCACCTCCTGGGGTGGCGCGCTGGTAGCCCACCACTACACTCGCTACCTCGGCGACCTGTCCGGCGGGCAGGCAATCGGTAAGATTCTCGATCGCGAATTCGGGCTGGGCGGAGCCGGATTGGCCTTCTACAGCTTCCCGGTGCGGCCAAAGCCATACAAAGACGCCTATAGGGCCAGGCTTGACGACCTCGACCTCGACGACGACGCGATCGATCGCGCCGTCGCCGAGGTCCGGTTCGCCTTCAGCCTCAACCAGGCCTTGTTCGAGGAATTAGGCCGTAACCTGCCGGCCTATCGACACTGA
- a CDS encoding PE-PPE domain-containing protein, producing MTHVQTQPQILASAAADVASIRTAISDATETAARATTDMAAMAADEVSEAITGLFNGFARQGQAAMAQAAAFHDQFAQLLGAAGNSYVSAEAANLSALAAPLTGTPTALTHALAAGPYVTLVMDGSGTPIPSPEFVANVVSRYVTPNFPAGLVRALYLPAGEYPDSGIKDLTSDVSIARGVDILTTTIREQLAAGMTVNVVGYSQSANIASLAMQQLNPTGSPSSIPINFVLLGNSMNPNGGWDARFPGLSFPSLGFTALGAAPSNSFPTTAYTIEYDGWADFPRYPINPLSTLNALFGMVTVHGGYDTLTTAQLASAVVLPTQGPTTTTYYMIPTQNLPLLEPLRYLPIVGDPIADVLQPILRPLVNWGYGDPNYGWSTGPANVPTPFGFLPPPETTIALGPALVNGFQEAVTAGAAHLSTPPTLPALPSFPDALSSFSEGPGTLAVPSVTELLREIQSANSQFVGSSTTALSTAYSTLLPTADIATAALISLPSYDYNLFLDGLIQMFNGQPVEGLVNAIGNPIAANMGLLPFLAGLGLASFALAGDSILTGTPFPSP from the coding sequence GTGACACACGTGCAGACACAGCCGCAGATCCTGGCGTCCGCGGCCGCGGACGTGGCGTCCATACGCACGGCGATCAGCGATGCCACCGAGACGGCGGCGCGGGCGACAACGGACATGGCGGCCATGGCGGCCGACGAAGTATCCGAAGCGATCACCGGGCTGTTCAACGGCTTCGCAAGGCAGGGCCAGGCAGCCATGGCGCAGGCCGCAGCTTTTCATGACCAATTCGCCCAGCTGCTGGGCGCGGCCGGGAATTCCTACGTCAGTGCGGAGGCCGCCAACCTGAGTGCGCTCGCCGCGCCACTCACCGGAACCCCGACCGCACTGACCCACGCCCTTGCCGCCGGCCCGTACGTCACCTTGGTCATGGACGGCAGCGGAACACCCATCCCATCGCCAGAATTCGTCGCCAACGTCGTCAGCAGGTATGTCACGCCCAACTTCCCCGCCGGGCTCGTGCGAGCGCTCTACCTTCCGGCGGGCGAGTATCCCGACAGCGGTATCAAGGATCTGACCTCGGATGTGTCGATAGCCCGCGGCGTCGACATACTCACCACCACCATCCGCGAGCAACTCGCCGCTGGAATGACCGTGAATGTGGTCGGCTATTCGCAGAGCGCCAACATCGCCTCGTTGGCGATGCAGCAGCTGAACCCCACCGGGTCGCCGAGCTCAATACCGATAAACTTTGTGTTGCTGGGAAATTCGATGAATCCCAACGGAGGTTGGGACGCCCGCTTCCCCGGCCTCAGTTTTCCGAGTCTGGGCTTCACGGCCCTGGGCGCGGCTCCGAGCAATTCTTTCCCCACCACGGCGTACACGATTGAATACGACGGCTGGGCAGACTTCCCGAGGTACCCGATCAATCCCCTGTCAACCCTGAACGCGCTGTTCGGCATGGTGACCGTGCACGGTGGATACGACACCCTCACGACCGCGCAACTCGCCTCCGCCGTCGTGCTGCCGACGCAGGGGCCGACCACAACCACCTACTACATGATCCCGACCCAGAACCTGCCGCTGCTGGAGCCCCTGCGCTACCTACCGATTGTCGGGGATCCCATTGCCGATGTCCTGCAACCGATTCTGCGGCCCCTGGTCAACTGGGGGTACGGCGACCCGAACTACGGCTGGTCCACCGGACCCGCCAATGTGCCCACACCATTCGGGTTCCTGCCCCCACCAGAGACCACCATCGCCCTCGGACCGGCCCTGGTCAACGGATTTCAGGAGGCGGTAACCGCCGGAGCCGCGCACCTGTCCACACCGCCCACTTTGCCTGCGCTGCCGTCCTTTCCGGATGCGCTTTCGTCGTTCTCCGAAGGGCCCGGCACGCTTGCGGTGCCCAGCGTCACCGAGCTGCTGCGCGAAATACAATCCGCGAACAGCCAATTCGTCGGGTCGTCGACAACGGCGCTCTCAACCGCGTACTCGACGCTGCTCCCGACCGCGGATATCGCCACTGCCGCGCTGATCTCGTTGCCGTCCTATGACTACAACCTGTTCTTGGACGGTCTGATTCAGATGTTCAACGGCCAGCCCGTCGAAGGACTGGTGAACGCGATCGGTAACCCGATCGCCGCGAACATGGGGTTGCTCCCGTTCCTGGCGGGGTTGGGACTGGCAAGCTTCGCACTGGCGGGGGATTCGATCCTGACTGGCACTCCCTTCCCCAGTCCCTGA
- a CDS encoding sensor domain-containing protein yields the protein MMRPARGLLAGFAILVVAACSHGGTSAHPGTPAVSRADALIVSIEEVRRIANYEELTAHSHADLRQPPAGDINAPGPCRAAGISDVTFGTGWSEFRSAGYHGITDDLKPGGPAMIQTVSQAVAVYPDSSTARGVLHQLDNSLQACAALGDPRYDFTIDRPDSATVRINARAWSHIYREKSAVLMSVGVLGLEPADQIARTILQTATERID from the coding sequence ATGATGAGGCCAGCGCGAGGCCTGCTTGCCGGCTTCGCGATCCTGGTGGTCGCCGCGTGCTCACATGGCGGCACATCGGCTCACCCCGGCACCCCGGCTGTCTCTCGTGCCGACGCGTTGATCGTCAGCATCGAGGAAGTCCGCCGCATCGCCAACTACGAAGAACTCACCGCACATTCGCACGCGGATCTACGGCAGCCGCCGGCAGGCGACATCAATGCGCCGGGGCCGTGCCGGGCCGCGGGAATCAGCGACGTCACATTCGGTACCGGTTGGTCGGAGTTCCGCAGCGCGGGCTACCACGGCATCACCGACGACCTGAAGCCCGGCGGGCCCGCCATGATTCAGACCGTCAGTCAGGCCGTCGCCGTCTATCCCGACTCGAGCACCGCCCGCGGAGTTCTGCACCAGCTCGATAACTCGCTGCAGGCGTGTGCCGCGCTGGGTGACCCCCGCTACGACTTCACCATCGACCGTCCGGATTCGGCCACCGTGCGGATCAATGCCCGCGCGTGGAGCCACATCTACCGCGAGAAGTCGGCGGTGCTGATGTCGGTGGGGGTGTTGGGACTCGAACCGGCCGACCAGATCGCCCGGACCATTCTGCAGACGGCCACCGAGCGCATCGACTAG
- a CDS encoding M15 family metallopeptidase yields the protein MAAAALVAPSSACQAERTASMPVRPVNTTAPSGPGVPPLSQEAHAAEFVDVRSVVPDALINLRYATTNNFTKTQLYPADARCLVHQSMAPGLAAAANALRAQGHVLVFWDCYRPHDVQVKMFQIVPNPAWVARPGAYATSHEAGRSVDVTYAGGQPQCPAQQLVSGICLADMGTDFDDFTARATAFATQDVSVEAQANRKRLRDAMNYGGLNVYSGEWWHFDGPGAGVQRPILNAPLD from the coding sequence ATGGCCGCGGCCGCGCTCGTCGCGCCGTCGAGTGCCTGCCAGGCCGAGCGCACGGCGTCCATGCCCGTGCGGCCGGTCAATACCACGGCCCCGTCCGGTCCCGGCGTGCCGCCGCTGAGCCAGGAGGCGCATGCCGCCGAGTTCGTCGACGTCCGCTCCGTGGTCCCCGACGCGCTCATCAACCTGCGATACGCGACGACGAACAATTTCACCAAGACGCAGTTGTATCCTGCCGACGCGCGATGCCTGGTGCACCAGTCCATGGCGCCCGGGTTGGCGGCCGCCGCCAATGCGCTGCGTGCGCAGGGTCACGTGCTGGTGTTCTGGGACTGCTACCGGCCGCATGACGTCCAGGTCAAGATGTTCCAGATTGTTCCGAACCCGGCCTGGGTGGCACGGCCCGGTGCGTACGCGACCAGTCACGAAGCCGGGCGCTCGGTTGATGTCACCTACGCCGGCGGGCAACCGCAATGCCCGGCGCAACAGCTGGTCAGCGGGATCTGCCTGGCCGATATGGGCACCGACTTCGACGACTTCACCGCGCGGGCAACCGCTTTCGCCACCCAGGATGTCAGCGTCGAAGCGCAGGCCAACCGAAAGCGATTGCGCGACGCGATGAACTACGGAGGGCTGAACGTCTATTCGGGCGAGTGGTGGCATTTCGACGGTCCCGGCGCCGGTGTGCAACGCCCGATCTTGAATGCGCCACTCGACTAG